Sequence from the Rhizobium sp. TH2 genome:
GCAGGCAGAGGATTTCGCCCGCCGCGACCGACACGGAGAAATCGCGCAGAACCTGAAGCTCGCCGTAGAAGGTATTGTAATTCTTGACCTCCAGCATCATGCGCCGGTCCCCAGATAGGCAGCCTGTACCTCCGCATTGGCGCTGACTTCGGCGGGTGTGCCCTCGGCCAGCGTGCGGCCGCGATTGAGCACGGTAATCCGGTCGGCAAGCTGCATCACCACATCCATATTGTGCTCGATCAGCAGGATCGTCGCGGTCTTCGAGATGCGCTTGACCAGTTGGCAGAAGCCGGCGATCTCGGAATCCGAGAGTCCCTGCGTCGGCTCGTCGAGGATCAGCAGCGCGGGCTGCAGCGCGAGCCCCATCGCGACTTCGAGCAGACGCTGGTGGCCATAGGCCATCTCGCCCGCGCGAGCCTCTGCACGATCGGCGATGCCGACCGCTTCGAGCGCGGCGCGGGTCTCCTT
This genomic interval carries:
- a CDS encoding ABC transporter ATP-binding protein, which encodes MTPILATQGLKRYFGGLKAVDGVDFSLNEGEIRAIIGPNGAGKTTFVSLLSGRTSVTDGRITFRGEDITKVPAFRRVRLGIAYTFQITNIYPKLSVAENVRIAALGRAQREKGARLDIEKETRAALEAVGIADRAEARAGEMAYGHQRLLEVAMGLALQPALLILDEPTQGLSDSEIAGFCQLVKRISKTATILLIEHNMDVVMQLADRITVLNRGRTLAEGTPAEVSANAEVQAAYLGTGA